A single Vibrio sp. YMD68 DNA region contains:
- the glnG gene encoding nitrogen regulation protein NR(I) — protein MSKGYVWVVDDDSSIRWVMEKTLSSANIKCETFSDAESVLLALERETPDVLVSDIRMPGIDGIQLLEQIHTRSPELPVIIMTAHSDLDAAVNAYQKGAFEYLPKPFDVDETLTLVERAIAHNQEQRKSQSTEETSSSETPEIIGEAPAMQEVFRAIGRLSRSSISVLINGESGTGKELVAHALHRHSPRAKKPFIALNMAAIPKDLIESELFGHEKGAFTGANSVRQGRFEQANGGTLFLDEIGDMPLDIQTRLLRVLSDGQFYRVGGHSAIKVDVRIVAATHQNLESLVHKGEFREDLFHRLNVIRIHIPALRERRQDIEKLTLHFLSLAADELEVDMKTLHPKTVDVLNHLDWPGNVRQLENICRWLTVMASGNEILPNDLPGELIDEKPSLTLGEGDNWQGLLSSWAKKALSSGETELLTFAQPEFERILLEAALNHTNGHKQDAAKVLGWGRNTLTRKLKELY, from the coding sequence ATGAGTAAAGGATATGTTTGGGTTGTCGATGACGATAGCTCCATTCGCTGGGTGATGGAGAAAACACTCTCATCAGCCAACATAAAATGCGAAACATTTTCCGATGCAGAAAGTGTCTTACTTGCCTTAGAGCGAGAAACGCCGGATGTTCTCGTCTCTGATATTCGCATGCCAGGCATTGATGGCATTCAACTACTGGAACAAATTCACACTCGCTCACCAGAACTTCCTGTGATCATAATGACGGCTCACTCCGATCTTGATGCCGCCGTGAACGCTTATCAAAAAGGGGCGTTCGAGTACCTTCCCAAACCTTTCGACGTCGACGAAACGCTCACGTTGGTTGAACGAGCCATTGCTCACAATCAAGAGCAACGTAAATCACAAAGTACTGAAGAAACCTCGTCGAGTGAAACACCTGAAATTATTGGGGAAGCGCCTGCAATGCAAGAGGTGTTTCGCGCAATTGGTCGATTATCTCGTTCCTCTATCTCAGTTCTCATTAACGGTGAATCAGGCACAGGTAAAGAACTGGTTGCCCACGCCCTGCATCGACACAGCCCTAGAGCAAAAAAACCCTTTATTGCACTAAACATGGCCGCGATTCCCAAAGATCTAATTGAGTCTGAGCTATTTGGCCATGAAAAAGGCGCATTTACTGGAGCAAATAGTGTTAGGCAAGGTCGCTTTGAACAAGCTAATGGAGGGACTTTATTTTTAGATGAAATCGGCGATATGCCACTCGATATCCAAACACGACTTCTACGTGTATTGTCTGATGGACAGTTTTACCGTGTCGGTGGGCATTCAGCCATTAAAGTGGATGTGCGAATTGTTGCTGCTACCCATCAAAACCTTGAAAGCCTAGTACATAAAGGGGAATTTCGTGAAGATTTATTCCACCGCCTTAATGTCATTCGCATCCACATTCCAGCACTAAGAGAAAGACGACAAGACATCGAAAAACTGACCCTACACTTTTTGTCTTTGGCGGCCGATGAGTTAGAGGTTGACATGAAGACCCTTCATCCAAAGACAGTAGATGTGCTTAATCACCTTGATTGGCCAGGAAATGTCCGCCAGCTTGAAAATATTTGTCGCTGGTTAACCGTTATGGCCAGTGGTAATGAGATTCTTCCTAACGATCTTCCTGGTGAGTTGATCGATGAAAAGCCATCACTCACCCTCGGTGAAGGTGACAACTGGCAAGGGTTACTTTCTTCCTGGGCCAAGAAAGCTCTGTCATCCGGTGAAACGGAACTGCTGACGTTCGCACAGCCAGAATTTGAACGAATTTTACTAGAGGCTGCTCTTAATCATACCAATGGACACAAACAAGATGCTGCTAAGGTTCTAGGTTGGGGAAGAAATACCCTGACGAGAAAGCTAAAAGAGCTATACTGA
- the glnL gene encoding nitrogen regulation protein NR(II), whose amino-acid sequence MSAELSTAILDNVVTATLMLDESLIVRYANPSAEQLFTQSAKRIVDQPLSKLIQHASMDLALLSQPLQSGQSITDSDVTFVVDGKPLMLEVTVSPLSWKKELMLLVEMRKIGQQRRLSQELNQHAQQQAAKLLVRGLAHEIKNPLGGLRGAAQLLERMLPDPNLTEYTQIIIEQADRLRALVDRLLGPQKPGKKRPENLHSIIEKARQLVELESQYTIAIERDYDPSLPDILVDSDQIEQALLNIISNAAQILTEHQQVHPTITIRTRTVHQANIHGQRHKLSARIEIIDNGPGISPELLDTLFYPMITGREGGTGLGLSISQNLIDQHNGKIDVESWPGKTTFTIYLPI is encoded by the coding sequence GTGAGCGCAGAATTAAGCACCGCCATTTTAGATAATGTTGTAACCGCGACGTTGATGCTGGATGAATCTCTCATTGTGAGATATGCCAACCCTTCAGCGGAACAGCTATTTACGCAAAGTGCCAAGCGCATCGTCGATCAACCTCTCTCTAAACTCATTCAGCACGCCTCTATGGACTTAGCTTTGCTTTCTCAGCCACTGCAAAGTGGTCAAAGTATTACCGATAGCGATGTGACATTTGTTGTCGACGGTAAACCACTAATGCTTGAAGTTACGGTAAGCCCTCTGTCGTGGAAAAAGGAGCTGATGCTGTTGGTTGAAATGCGAAAAATCGGCCAGCAACGTCGTTTATCGCAAGAGCTCAATCAACATGCACAGCAACAAGCCGCTAAGCTATTGGTTCGAGGCTTAGCCCACGAAATAAAAAACCCTCTGGGTGGTCTACGTGGTGCCGCACAACTACTGGAAAGAATGCTGCCCGATCCAAACTTAACGGAATACACTCAGATTATTATAGAGCAAGCGGATCGACTCAGAGCCTTGGTTGATCGACTTCTTGGTCCACAAAAGCCCGGTAAAAAACGACCTGAAAACTTGCACTCGATTATAGAAAAAGCCCGTCAATTGGTGGAACTTGAATCCCAATACACCATTGCGATTGAACGCGATTACGATCCAAGCTTACCTGATATATTGGTCGATTCAGACCAGATAGAGCAAGCACTGCTTAATATCATCAGTAACGCGGCACAAATATTAACGGAGCACCAACAGGTGCACCCCACCATCACTATTCGCACCAGAACAGTGCACCAAGCGAATATTCATGGCCAAAGACACAAACTTTCCGCTCGCATTGAAATCATAGATAACGGGCCGGGTATTTCACCCGAATTACTCGACACTCTATTTTATCCAATGATCACCGGTCGTGAAGGAGGAACGGGCTTAGGCCTTTCGATATCTCAAAATTTAATCGATCAGCACAACGGAAAAATTGACGTTGAAAGCTGGCCAGGTAAAACCACATTTACCATTTATTTACCTATATAA
- a CDS encoding DUF4124 domain-containing protein produces MKPYILFFITLLFPVFSYTQTIYTWEDDQGVLHFSDSTNGKKGGKTVKTITLPDHFAEAPAPSFESLPSSDLPSEEKGKATTKPGPLSLSFQSPQHDQTIRSNQGHINITVNSNRKLLVGEHFQLILNNATYSAPNTTGKWQLKNIDRGSHTISIQAFRDGKLIASSMSITVHLHRASIK; encoded by the coding sequence ATGAAGCCCTATATTCTATTTTTTATAACACTGCTTTTTCCTGTGTTCAGCTACACGCAAACCATCTACACATGGGAAGACGACCAAGGTGTTCTTCATTTCAGCGATTCTACTAACGGGAAAAAAGGCGGGAAAACAGTAAAAACCATTACACTGCCCGATCACTTCGCAGAAGCACCCGCCCCTTCCTTTGAATCTCTTCCCAGCAGCGATCTGCCTAGCGAAGAAAAAGGAAAAGCCACCACTAAACCGGGGCCACTATCGCTCTCTTTTCAATCGCCACAACATGACCAAACCATCCGTAGTAATCAAGGCCATATCAACATCACAGTAAACTCGAATCGCAAGTTGTTAGTGGGTGAGCATTTTCAACTGATCTTAAACAACGCCACTTATTCTGCTCCAAATACAACGGGAAAATGGCAGCTAAAAAACATCGATCGGGGCTCTCATACTATTTCAATTCAAGCCTTTAGAGACGGCAAGCTTATTGCATCATCTATGTCTATAACGGTGCATTTACATCGGGCTTCGATAAAGTAG
- the glnA gene encoding glutamate--ammonia ligase yields MSVENVLSLIQENEVKFVDLRFTDTKGKEQHISLPSHQVDADFFEEGKMFDGSSVAGWKGINESDMVMMPDASSAVLDPFTEDSTLNIRCDILEPATMQGYDRDPRSIAKRSEEYLRSTGIADTVLVGPEPEFFLFDDVKFNTDMSGSFFKIDDIEAAWNSGSDIDGGNKGHRPGVKGGYFPVAPVDSSQDIRSAMCLIMEEMGLVVEAHHHEVATAGQNEIATRFNTLTAKADETQIYKYVVHNVAHAFGKTATFMPKPLVGDNGSGMHVHQSLAKDGVNLFAGDKYGGLSELAIYYIGGIIKHARAINAFANPSTNSYKRLVPGFEAPVMLAYSARNRSASIRIPVVPSPKARRIELRFGDPAANPYLCYSAMLMAGLDGIKNKIHPGEAMDKDLYDLPAEEAAEIPTVAESLEVALKALDSDREFLTAGGVFSDDFIDSYIELKSKDVELINMTTHPLEFELYYSV; encoded by the coding sequence ATGTCAGTAGAAAATGTCCTATCGCTGATCCAAGAAAACGAAGTTAAGTTTGTTGACCTACGCTTTACCGATACAAAAGGCAAAGAGCAGCATATTTCCTTACCTTCTCACCAAGTTGACGCAGACTTCTTTGAAGAAGGCAAGATGTTCGACGGTTCTTCAGTTGCTGGCTGGAAAGGTATCAACGAATCAGACATGGTCATGATGCCTGACGCATCAAGTGCTGTTCTTGACCCATTCACAGAAGATTCAACACTGAATATTCGTTGTGATATTTTAGAGCCTGCAACAATGCAAGGCTACGATCGTGACCCACGTTCAATCGCTAAGCGCTCTGAAGAGTACTTGCGTTCTACAGGTATCGCAGACACTGTTCTTGTCGGTCCTGAGCCAGAATTCTTCTTATTTGATGATGTGAAATTCAACACTGACATGTCAGGTTCTTTCTTCAAGATTGACGACATCGAAGCGGCTTGGAACTCTGGTTCTGATATCGATGGTGGTAACAAAGGTCACCGTCCTGGCGTGAAAGGGGGTTACTTCCCTGTTGCTCCTGTTGATTCATCTCAAGACATCCGTTCTGCTATGTGTCTAATCATGGAAGAGATGGGCCTTGTTGTTGAAGCGCACCACCATGAAGTTGCAACAGCGGGTCAAAACGAAATCGCAACTCGCTTCAACACGCTAACAGCAAAAGCCGATGAGACTCAAATCTACAAGTACGTAGTACACAACGTTGCTCACGCGTTTGGTAAAACAGCGACATTCATGCCTAAACCACTGGTTGGTGATAACGGTTCTGGTATGCACGTTCACCAATCTCTAGCAAAAGACGGTGTAAACCTGTTTGCTGGTGATAAGTACGGCGGCCTATCTGAACTGGCTATCTACTACATTGGCGGCATCATCAAACACGCTCGCGCAATCAACGCATTTGCTAACCCATCAACTAACTCGTACAAGCGTCTTGTACCTGGCTTCGAAGCACCTGTAATGCTTGCATACTCTGCACGTAACCGTTCTGCTTCTATCCGTATCCCAGTGGTACCAAGCCCGAAAGCACGCCGTATCGAGCTACGTTTTGGTGACCCAGCAGCGAACCCTTATCTATGTTACTCAGCAATGCTGATGGCAGGTCTTGACGGAATTAAGAACAAGATCCACCCTGGCGAAGCGATGGATAAAGACTTGTACGACTTACCAGCAGAAGAAGCAGCAGAAATCCCAACGGTTGCAGAATCTCTAGAAGTCGCACTAAAAGCGCTTGATAGCGATCGTGAATTCCTGACGGCTGGTGGTGTATTCTCTGATGACTTTATCGATTCTTACATCGAACTTAAGTCTAAAGATGTTGAGCTGATTAACATGACAACTCACCCACTAGAGTTTGAACTTTACTACTCAGTATAA
- the typA gene encoding translational GTPase TypA codes for MATPQIDKLRNIAIIAHVDHGKTTLVDKLLQQSGTLESRGEAEERVMDSNDIEKERGITILAKNTAINWNDYRINIVDTPGHADFGGEVERIMSMVDSVLLIVDAVDGPMPQTRFVTQKAFAHGLKPIVVINKIDRPGARPDWVMDQIFDLFDNLGATDEQLDFTTVYASALNGWATMEEGVVGEDMEPLFQAVVDTVEAPQVDLEGPLQMQVSQLDYSSYVGVIGVCRVTRGSVKPNQQVTIVNAEGQKRNGKVGTVLGYLGLDRHEVEQANAGDIIAITGLGELKISDTICDVNNVEAMEALSVDEPTVTMTFQVNTSPFAGKEGKYVTSRNILERLEKELVHNVALRVEETDSPDRFRVSGRGELHLSILIENMRREGFELAVSRPEVIIREENGQLMEPFETVTIDVLEEHQGAIMESIGLRKGELTDMAPDGKGRVRMDFMMPSRGLIGFQTEFLTMTSGSGLIYHSYDHYGPHKGGVIGQRNNGVLVSNATGKALTYALFFLQARGRLFAEHADEVYEGQIIGIHNRSNDLTVNCLKGKQLTNVRASGTDEAQVLSPPIKHTLEQALEFIDEDELVEVTPENIRIRKKLLTENERKRAARPAKA; via the coding sequence ATGGCTACTCCACAGATTGATAAGTTAAGAAATATCGCGATCATCGCGCACGTTGACCACGGCAAAACAACACTGGTTGATAAATTGCTACAGCAGTCAGGTACGCTAGAGTCTCGCGGTGAAGCTGAAGAGCGAGTCATGGACTCGAACGACATCGAAAAAGAGCGTGGCATTACCATTCTTGCTAAGAACACAGCAATTAACTGGAATGACTACCGCATCAACATCGTAGATACTCCTGGACACGCGGACTTCGGTGGCGAAGTTGAGCGTATTATGTCAATGGTAGATTCCGTTCTACTGATCGTTGACGCGGTTGATGGCCCAATGCCTCAAACTCGTTTCGTAACACAAAAAGCATTCGCACACGGCCTTAAGCCAATCGTTGTTATCAATAAGATTGACCGCCCTGGCGCTCGTCCTGATTGGGTTATGGATCAAATCTTTGACCTATTTGATAACCTAGGTGCAACCGATGAACAGCTAGACTTCACCACTGTGTACGCATCAGCACTTAATGGCTGGGCAACAATGGAAGAAGGTGTTGTTGGCGAAGATATGGAACCATTGTTCCAAGCGGTTGTAGACACAGTAGAAGCGCCTCAAGTTGATCTTGAAGGCCCACTACAAATGCAAGTATCTCAACTTGATTACAGCTCTTACGTCGGCGTTATCGGTGTTTGTCGTGTCACTCGCGGTAGCGTTAAGCCAAACCAGCAAGTCACCATCGTGAATGCAGAAGGCCAAAAACGTAACGGTAAAGTCGGTACGGTTCTAGGTTATCTAGGTCTTGACCGTCACGAAGTAGAACAAGCAAATGCGGGCGATATCATTGCAATCACAGGTCTTGGCGAGCTTAAAATCTCAGACACAATTTGTGATGTGAACAATGTTGAAGCGATGGAAGCATTGTCTGTTGATGAACCAACAGTGACCATGACTTTCCAAGTAAACACTTCGCCATTCGCGGGTAAAGAAGGTAAGTATGTTACTTCACGTAATATCCTTGAGCGTCTTGAGAAAGAATTAGTTCATAACGTTGCACTTCGCGTTGAAGAAACAGACAGTCCAGACCGTTTCCGTGTATCAGGCCGTGGTGAGCTTCACCTATCTATCCTGATCGAAAACATGCGTCGTGAAGGTTTCGAGCTAGCCGTATCTCGTCCAGAAGTTATCATTCGTGAAGAAAATGGCCAGTTAATGGAACCGTTTGAAACAGTGACCATCGATGTTCTTGAAGAACACCAAGGCGCTATCATGGAAAGCATTGGTCTACGTAAAGGTGAGCTAACGGATATGGCTCCTGATGGCAAAGGCCGTGTACGTATGGACTTCATGATGCCTTCTCGTGGTCTTATCGGTTTCCAAACTGAGTTCCTAACAATGACGTCTGGTTCTGGTCTTATTTACCACTCATACGATCACTACGGTCCACACAAAGGTGGTGTGATTGGTCAGCGTAACAACGGTGTTCTAGTATCGAACGCAACAGGTAAAGCTCTGACTTACGCTCTGTTCTTCCTTCAAGCTCGTGGTCGTTTATTTGCTGAGCACGCGGATGAAGTTTATGAAGGCCAAATCATCGGTATTCATAACCGTTCAAATGATTTAACCGTAAACTGTCTGAAAGGTAAGCAATTAACCAACGTTCGTGCATCTGGTACCGATGAAGCACAGGTTCTTTCACCACCTATCAAGCACACACTAGAGCAAGCGCTTGAGTTTATCGATGAAGATGAACTGGTAGAAGTAACGCCTGAAAACATTCGTATCCGTAAGAAACTTCTTACTGAAAACGAGCGTAAACGTGCGGCACGTCCTGCAAAAGCGTAA
- a CDS encoding AAA family ATPase: MKPFIISGGPGAGKTSIIECLASMGYYTATEASRMLIEQQSRFDNGILPWTNLGAFAELCLALMTEQKQAAQKSRRIAFMDRAVPDICAYLKQGRLPIEKRYMRECEGYQPIVFLCQPERSIYVQDTVRPHPFEEALEIHDQLLSTYLELDFDVIQVPWGEISERAEFIENQVKTALKTLITAG, encoded by the coding sequence ATGAAGCCTTTTATTATTTCTGGAGGTCCAGGGGCGGGCAAGACGAGTATCATTGAGTGTTTAGCGAGTATGGGCTACTACACAGCAACAGAAGCCTCACGGATGTTAATCGAGCAGCAGAGTCGCTTCGATAATGGTATTTTGCCGTGGACGAATCTTGGCGCTTTTGCTGAGCTGTGTTTGGCGTTGATGACCGAGCAAAAGCAAGCGGCGCAGAAAAGTCGACGTATCGCATTTATGGACCGAGCTGTTCCAGATATTTGCGCGTATTTGAAGCAAGGCAGGTTGCCCATCGAGAAGCGTTATATGAGGGAATGTGAAGGCTATCAGCCGATCGTCTTTCTTTGTCAACCTGAGCGGTCGATTTACGTACAAGACACCGTAAGGCCTCACCCTTTTGAAGAAGCGTTAGAGATACATGATCAGTTATTGAGCACCTATTTAGAGTTGGACTTTGATGTGATTCAGGTACCTTGGGGAGAGATTAGTGAAAGAGCTGAGTTTATTGAAAACCAAGTAAAAACAGCCCTAAAAACTCTTATTACTGCGGGTTAA
- a CDS encoding DUF2959 domain-containing protein produces the protein MPYLIILLVSFFTLSGCQSTYYSAMEQVGYHKRDIMVERVEDAKEAQQEAQQEFTSALEAISAFTQFDGGELEKVYNEINDKYQDSENAAQDVSDRIAAIEDVSDALFDEWQQELDLYTSDKLRRSSQQKLRETKTSYNSMLSAMKQAEKKMTPVLNTLRDNTLYLKHNLNASAVGSLQGEFMSLEKDIGYAIQQMNAAIEESDRFLNQLNPQ, from the coding sequence ATGCCTTATTTAATTATTCTATTGGTTTCATTCTTCACGTTAAGTGGTTGCCAATCCACCTATTATTCTGCGATGGAGCAAGTGGGCTACCACAAACGTGACATTATGGTTGAACGTGTTGAAGACGCAAAAGAAGCCCAGCAGGAAGCTCAACAAGAGTTCACTAGCGCACTTGAAGCTATTTCCGCTTTCACCCAATTTGACGGCGGCGAATTGGAAAAGGTGTACAACGAAATCAATGACAAGTATCAAGACAGTGAGAACGCTGCACAGGACGTCTCTGACCGCATTGCAGCAATAGAAGATGTCTCTGATGCTCTATTTGATGAATGGCAGCAAGAGCTTGACCTATATACTAGCGATAAACTTCGCCGTTCGAGCCAACAGAAGCTTCGAGAAACGAAAACATCTTACAACAGCATGCTGTCTGCGATGAAGCAAGCTGAGAAAAAAATGACGCCAGTACTCAATACGCTCAGAGACAATACGCTGTATCTAAAGCATAACCTTAATGCAAGCGCGGTCGGGTCACTTCAGGGTGAGTTTATGAGTTTAGAAAAAGATATTGGGTACGCTATTCAGCAGATGAACGCCGCTATTGAAGAATCTGATCGATTTCTTAATCAACTTAACCCGCAGTAA